The following coding sequences are from one Deinococcus aerius window:
- a CDS encoding isochorismatase family protein, translated as MTLTPVALVLLTAQRHHLEDHPAEQALSRAWQARVRSAREAGHLIVHVQWDGGEGTPGETFSRGWVHHPDFRPEANDLLIRARVPDAFAGTGLDAELHGHAVRELHLLALPGAEVLPATAGTARALGYTVQILEARPELSGPV; from the coding sequence ATGACGCTCACGCCCGTCGCGCTCGTCCTGCTCACCGCCCAGAGGCATCACCTGGAGGACCACCCGGCGGAACAGGCCCTGTCGCGGGCGTGGCAGGCGCGGGTGCGTTCGGCGCGGGAGGCGGGACACCTGATCGTCCATGTGCAGTGGGACGGCGGGGAGGGCACCCCGGGCGAAACCTTCTCCCGCGGGTGGGTCCATCACCCCGACTTCCGGCCCGAGGCGAACGACCTGCTCATCCGGGCCAGGGTGCCGGATGCCTTTGCGGGAACAGGATTGGATGCCGAGCTGCATGGGCACGCGGTCCGGGAACTGCACCTGCTGGCGCTGCCCGGGGCGGAGGTGTTGCCCGCCACGGCGGGGACGGCCCGCGCCCTGGGATACACGGTCCAGATTCTGGAAGCCCGGCCAGAACTCAGCGGCCCTGTCTAG
- a CDS encoding acyltransferase, protein MTWLKPVSIDGNAQAAYNEFLRDLEARLADPATDRNVLAREVLAQAMYGREYGQLLADAPLAALNLDARNVTFEAEYYMATDPEKFAPVKPLLWLWKNLDLTPVGQNPVTGIPVRRLLAERIFKRVGRNFKCWQNVEFSVGYNMEVGNDVVVHRYVLLDDIGGIELRDGASVSDYVNIYSHTHSVLDGPDVTLRRTVIGRGARITYHSTVLAGSVISDDGMLATHALLRGDIPPHGIAMGIPAKVTRYKLRPPQEYDVDARTHPHDPGRKANPNFPDPTPNQTRKPTLEEMGEG, encoded by the coding sequence GTGACGTGGCTGAAGCCGGTGAGCATCGACGGGAACGCGCAAGCCGCGTACAACGAGTTTCTGCGTGATCTGGAGGCGCGCCTCGCGGACCCGGCGACCGACCGCAACGTGCTGGCGCGCGAGGTGCTGGCCCAGGCGATGTACGGGCGCGAGTACGGCCAACTGCTGGCCGACGCGCCCCTCGCCGCCCTGAACCTCGATGCCCGCAACGTGACCTTTGAGGCCGAGTACTACATGGCGACCGACCCCGAGAAGTTCGCCCCGGTCAAGCCGCTGCTGTGGCTGTGGAAGAACCTCGACCTCACGCCCGTGGGGCAGAACCCGGTCACCGGCATTCCGGTGCGGCGCCTCCTCGCCGAGCGCATCTTCAAGCGGGTGGGGCGCAACTTCAAGTGCTGGCAGAACGTGGAGTTCTCGGTCGGCTACAACATGGAGGTCGGGAACGACGTGGTCGTTCACCGCTACGTGCTGCTCGACGACATCGGCGGCATCGAGCTGCGGGATGGCGCCTCGGTCAGCGACTACGTGAACATCTACAGCCACACACATTCGGTGCTCGACGGCCCGGACGTGACCCTGCGGCGCACGGTGATCGGGAGGGGCGCCCGCATCACGTACCACTCGACGGTCCTCGCGGGCAGCGTCATCAGCGACGACGGGATGCTCGCCACCCACGCCCTGCTGCGCGGTGACATTCCGCCCCACGGGATAGCGATGGGCATTCCCGCCAAGGTCACGCGCTACAAGCTCCGCCCCCCCCAGGAGTACGACGTGGACGCGCGCACCCACCCCCACGACCCCGGACGCAAGGCCAACCCCAACTTCCCCGACCCCACCCCCAACCAGACGCGCAAACCAACCCTGGAGGAGATGGGCGAGGGGTAA
- a CDS encoding enoyl-ACP reductase FabI, producing the protein MSVTVDLSGKTALVMGVANARSLGWAIAEQLLAAGCRVGFSYQGERLKPELDKLLAGREGVWSQQADATSEEDLTALFARVREEFGGLDILVHSIAFAPRTAMDGRFLDTTEADWTTALNVSAYTLVSTARHAEPLLRPGGSIVSLTYHASQQVVPKYNVMGVAKAALEAATRYLASELGAAGVRVNTISAGPMRTIAARSIPGFGTMYEKAAASAPLGRNATPEEVGKLALFLLSDLGSGVTGQTVYVDAGASIMAMKLD; encoded by the coding sequence ATGAGCGTGACCGTGGACCTTTCCGGCAAGACCGCCCTGGTGATGGGCGTCGCCAACGCCCGCAGCCTCGGCTGGGCCATCGCCGAGCAGCTTCTCGCCGCCGGGTGCCGGGTGGGCTTTTCCTACCAGGGCGAGAGACTCAAGCCCGAACTCGACAAGCTCCTCGCGGGGCGGGAGGGCGTCTGGTCCCAGCAGGCCGACGCGACGAGCGAGGAGGACCTGACGGCGCTCTTTGCCCGGGTGCGGGAGGAGTTCGGGGGACTGGATATTCTCGTCCACTCCATCGCCTTCGCCCCGCGCACCGCGATGGACGGGCGCTTTCTCGACACGACCGAGGCGGACTGGACCACGGCCCTGAACGTCAGCGCGTACACGCTGGTCTCCACCGCCCGGCACGCCGAGCCGCTGCTGCGCCCCGGCGGGAGCATCGTCAGCCTCACGTACCACGCCTCCCAGCAGGTCGTGCCCAAGTACAACGTGATGGGCGTGGCGAAGGCCGCGCTGGAGGCCGCGACCCGCTACCTCGCCTCCGAACTCGGCGCGGCGGGCGTGCGGGTGAATACCATCAGCGCCGGGCCGATGCGCACCATCGCCGCCCGCTCCATCCCCGGCTTCGGCACGATGTACGAGAAGGCCGCCGCGAGTGCGCCCCTGGGCCGCAACGCCACCCCCGAGGAGGTCGGGAAATTGGCCCTCTTCCTGCTCAGCGACCTGGGCAGCGGCGTGACTGGGCAGACGGTCTACGTGGACGCGGGGGCGAGCATTATGGCGATGAAACTGGACTGA
- the pgeF gene encoding peptidoglycan editing factor PgeF produces MRADTDSLMLLRSPVLPVPHAFTTRAGGVSAGAYAGLNLDDREDDPHAVAENRRRVAGALGFDPARVARLNQVHGTDVREARPGVQEGDALVTREPGLLLAIGTADCYPVLLADPAVGVVGAAHAGWRGSLGRIAARTVEAMTALGANPANIRAAVGPGICGERYAVGADVAGQFRAAGLGEFVREVGGATHLDLAGANRAVLLGAGLLPEYLWVSGRCSTEPDFYSYRRDAGRTGRMWAVIGLPTGGRA; encoded by the coding sequence ATGCGCGCCGATACTGATTCCCTGATGCTCCTGCGTTCCCCCGTGCTGCCCGTCCCGCACGCGTTCACCACGCGCGCCGGGGGCGTGTCGGCGGGGGCCTACGCGGGCCTGAACCTCGACGACCGCGAGGACGATCCCCACGCCGTCGCGGAGAACCGCCGCCGGGTGGCCGGGGCGCTGGGCTTCGACCCGGCGCGGGTCGCCCGCCTGAATCAGGTCCACGGCACCGACGTGCGGGAGGCCCGTCCCGGCGTGCAGGAGGGCGACGCCCTCGTGACCCGCGAGCCGGGACTCCTCCTCGCCATCGGGACGGCGGACTGCTACCCGGTGCTCCTGGCCGACCCGGCGGTGGGGGTGGTCGGGGCGGCGCACGCGGGCTGGCGCGGCAGCCTGGGCCGAATCGCGGCGCGGACCGTGGAGGCGATGACCGCACTCGGGGCGAACCCGGCGAACATCCGCGCGGCGGTCGGGCCCGGCATCTGCGGCGAGCGGTACGCGGTGGGGGCGGATGTGGCGGGCCAGTTCCGGGCGGCGGGGCTGGGCGAGTTCGTGCGGGAGGTGGGGGGGGCGACCCACCTCGACCTCGCGGGGGCCAACCGGGCGGTGCTGCTGGGGGCGGGGCTCCTTCCCGAATACCTCTGGGTCAGCGGGCGCTGCTCGACTGAGCCCGACTTCTACTCGTACCGCCGCGACGCGGGCCGCACCGGGCGGATGTGGGCCGTGATCGGGCTGCCGACGGGGGGCCGGGCGTGA
- a CDS encoding DinB family protein, giving the protein MTKRSKVFVPAVVTVATVGVAAGAAYVARSRKDDVKEFFVAQVLERPAGRMSYTDLAQGLERGGVLLAQRAARAADTDANRATLTHIIGIERWGQNRLRVALGQREFERDEHHPYKPGAGASLRELQDLLSQTRAQTVDLARQLHANPPQEDCTVEHNGLGPLSPKAWLRYLTQHADLESRRLRGAKEPKALGE; this is encoded by the coding sequence ATGACCAAGCGCAGCAAGGTATTCGTGCCCGCCGTCGTGACGGTCGCCACCGTCGGCGTGGCTGCCGGGGCCGCTTACGTGGCGCGGAGCCGCAAGGACGACGTGAAGGAGTTCTTCGTCGCGCAGGTGCTGGAAAGGCCCGCGGGCCGCATGAGCTACACCGACCTGGCGCAGGGGCTGGAGCGCGGCGGGGTTCTCCTGGCCCAGCGGGCCGCCCGCGCCGCTGACACGGACGCGAACCGGGCCACGCTCACCCATATCATCGGGATCGAGCGGTGGGGGCAGAACCGGCTGCGGGTGGCGCTGGGCCAGCGCGAGTTCGAGCGCGACGAGCACCACCCCTACAAGCCGGGGGCAGGCGCGTCGCTGCGCGAGCTTCAGGACCTCCTCTCGCAGACCCGCGCGCAGACCGTGGACCTGGCCCGGCAACTGCACGCCAACCCCCCACAGGAGGACTGCACGGTGGAACACAACGGCCTGGGACCGCTCAGCCCCAAGGCCTGGCTGCGCTACCTGACTCAGCACGCGGACCTCGAAAGTCGGCGGCTGCGCGGCGCGAAGGAACCCAAGGCCCTGGGCGAGTGA